A part of Aurantimicrobium sp. MWH-Uga1 genomic DNA contains:
- a CDS encoding carboxylate--amine ligase has translation MEKHAFLPVLLGSDINAYGMARSFHEEYGVTSLALASFPLAPTRYSKIVTVQVHESLVDPEAFLAIVLEQGRELSARYDKLVLVPCGDSYAELVSRFQRELSEFFIVASPPHDLLETLVNKARFYELCAAHGIAHPATRIITAQDARDVDALEIPFSFPVALKPSDSVSYLDVKFEGRKKAYILDSADEVRHIVGEIYAHGYTDTLVLQEYIPGDDSQMRVLNAYVDATSTVRMMCLGNPLLEDHAPDMVGNYTVIRSSSNQEVYAQIQKFLQGIGYVGFANFDMKLDARDGSYKLFELNPRQGRSSFFVTLAGYNLARFLVEDRVFGRQTKTVYGDHESLWMQIPKRVFLRYVQSAKEKERAKALIRAGKWGTTLRYAQDMNLMRWLILLRMDMRYFQSYRRYFSARSANSEGVL, from the coding sequence ATGGAAAAGCACGCCTTTCTGCCTGTTCTCCTCGGCAGCGATATCAATGCATACGGCATGGCTCGCTCTTTCCATGAGGAGTATGGCGTGACTTCTCTTGCCTTGGCCTCCTTCCCATTGGCGCCGACGCGCTACAGCAAGATTGTCACCGTGCAGGTACATGAATCACTAGTAGATCCAGAAGCCTTTTTAGCCATCGTGTTAGAGCAAGGAAGAGAACTCTCGGCACGATACGACAAGCTCGTTCTTGTTCCCTGCGGGGATAGTTATGCCGAATTGGTGTCCCGCTTCCAGAGAGAACTCAGCGAATTCTTTATTGTTGCTTCGCCACCACATGATCTCCTTGAGACACTGGTGAATAAAGCTCGCTTTTATGAGCTGTGCGCCGCACACGGCATTGCCCACCCAGCCACGCGCATCATTACTGCCCAGGACGCGCGAGATGTTGATGCCCTTGAGATTCCGTTTAGTTTCCCTGTAGCACTCAAGCCGTCAGATTCGGTGTCGTACCTTGATGTGAAGTTTGAGGGGCGAAAGAAGGCGTACATTCTCGATAGCGCAGATGAAGTACGTCATATTGTGGGAGAGATCTATGCGCACGGATACACAGACACATTAGTTCTCCAGGAATACATTCCCGGCGATGATTCTCAGATGCGCGTTCTCAACGCATATGTGGATGCAACCTCCACAGTGCGCATGATGTGTTTGGGAAATCCTCTGCTGGAAGATCACGCCCCAGACATGGTGGGCAACTACACCGTTATCCGCAGTAGTTCCAATCAGGAGGTTTACGCTCAGATTCAGAAGTTTTTGCAGGGTATCGGGTATGTCGGTTTTGCGAACTTTGACATGAAGTTAGACGCGCGTGATGGAAGCTACAAGCTTTTTGAGTTGAATCCTCGCCAAGGGCGCAGCAGCTTTTTTGTCACCCTGGCTGGCTATAACCTTGCTCGCTTCCTTGTCGAGGATCGAGTCTTTGGCCGTCAAACAAAGACTGTCTACGGGGATCATGAGAGTTTGTGGATGCAAATCCCTAAGCGTGTGTTTTTGAGGTACGTGCAATCTGCTAAAGAGAAAGAACGTGCGAAAGCGTTAATCCGCGCAGGCAAGTGGGGAACTACTCTGCGCTATGCCCAGGATATGAATCTCATGCGCTGGCTAATCCTGTTGCGGATGGACATGCGGTATTTTCAAAGTTACCGTCGTTACTTCTCGGCGCGCTCAGCTAATTCCGAAGGGGTTTTGTAA
- a CDS encoding aspartate/glutamate racemase family protein, which produces MANLIGVLGGMGPDATITYLSMVVENTQASTDQEHVDLDCVMHCSIPDRTAYILDRSQPSPLPDLIEDIQTLGERGVTAIAIPCNTAHYFFEELQAASPVPVLNMLELAVDSLRERYPEARTVCVLGTRGTAQTGVYAPAVDKAGLKLVDVSEEGQKLVDTVIFDRVKAGIPTERSLYTDMLAEGMASGADALILACTELSVPERQIQHDFATLDALVSLARATVVAAGKRLKPAL; this is translated from the coding sequence ATGGCCAACCTCATCGGTGTCCTTGGCGGCATGGGACCAGATGCCACAATTACATATTTATCAATGGTGGTCGAAAACACACAGGCCTCAACTGATCAAGAACACGTTGATCTTGATTGCGTAATGCATTGTTCGATTCCTGACCGCACCGCCTACATCCTGGACCGCTCCCAGCCCTCGCCTTTACCTGACCTTATTGAAGACATCCAGACTCTGGGGGAGCGTGGCGTCACAGCAATCGCTATTCCTTGCAACACAGCACACTACTTTTTTGAGGAATTACAGGCTGCCTCACCTGTTCCGGTGCTCAACATGCTGGAGTTGGCCGTTGATAGCCTGCGCGAACGCTATCCTGAGGCGCGAACTGTCTGTGTTCTGGGAACACGAGGAACCGCTCAAACTGGTGTTTATGCCCCCGCTGTCGACAAGGCGGGACTGAAACTGGTTGATGTAAGCGAGGAAGGCCAGAAGCTCGTGGATACCGTCATCTTTGACCGCGTCAAAGCAGGTATTCCCACTGAGCGCTCACTGTACACAGACATGCTTGCTGAGGGAATGGCCTCAGGTGCAGATGCCCTTATTTTGGCCTGCACAGAGCTTTCCGTTCCTGAACGGCAGATTCAGCATGACTTTGCCACTTTGGACGCTCTTGT